One stretch of Oceanimonas pelagia DNA includes these proteins:
- a CDS encoding bifunctional tRNA (adenosine(37)-C2)-methyltransferase TrmG/ribosomal RNA large subunit methyltransferase RlmN: protein MSETKINLLDLDRDGMRELFHEMGEKPFRADQVMKWIYHFGCDDFDQMTNINKVLRGKLKERAEIRAPEISVEKKSADGTIKWAMQVGGQEVETVYIPDGDRATLCVSSQVGCALDCKFCSTAQQGFNRNLKVSEIIGQVWRAASRVGFSRDSGRRPITNVVMMGMGEPLLNLNNVVPAMRLMLEDYGFGLSKRRVTLSTSGVVPALDKLGDMIDVALAVSLHAPNDKLRSEIMPINDKYNIAELLASIRRYVAKSNANQGKVTIEYVLLDHINDDMQHAHELAELLKDLPCKINLIPFNPFPGNPYGKPSNSRIDRFNKVLMQYGNTVTIRKTRGDDIDAACGQLVGDVIDRTKRTLKKRMQEQNISVTMV from the coding sequence ATGAGTGAAACCAAAATCAATCTGCTGGATCTGGATCGTGACGGCATGCGTGAACTTTTTCACGAGATGGGTGAAAAGCCCTTTCGTGCCGATCAGGTGATGAAGTGGATTTATCACTTTGGTTGCGACGACTTTGATCAGATGACCAACATCAACAAGGTGCTGCGGGGCAAGCTGAAGGAGCGCGCCGAGATCCGCGCGCCCGAGATCAGCGTGGAGAAAAAGTCCGCCGACGGCACCATCAAGTGGGCCATGCAGGTGGGCGGCCAGGAAGTGGAAACCGTGTATATTCCCGACGGCGACCGCGCCACCCTGTGTGTGTCGTCCCAGGTGGGCTGCGCCCTGGACTGTAAATTCTGCTCCACCGCCCAGCAGGGCTTTAACCGCAACCTCAAGGTGTCGGAGATCATCGGCCAGGTCTGGCGCGCCGCCAGCCGGGTGGGGTTCAGCCGGGACTCCGGCCGCCGGCCCATCACCAATGTGGTGATGATGGGCATGGGCGAGCCCCTGCTCAACCTCAACAACGTGGTGCCGGCCATGCGGCTGATGCTGGAGGACTACGGCTTTGGCCTGTCCAAGCGGCGGGTGACCCTGTCCACCTCCGGCGTGGTGCCGGCGCTGGACAAGCTGGGCGACATGATCGACGTGGCCCTGGCGGTGTCGCTGCACGCCCCCAATGACAAGCTGCGCTCCGAGATCATGCCGATCAACGACAAGTACAATATCGCCGAGCTGCTCGCCAGCATTCGTCGCTATGTGGCCAAGTCCAATGCCAATCAGGGCAAGGTCACCATCGAGTATGTGCTGCTCGATCACATCAACGACGACATGCAGCACGCCCACGAGCTGGCCGAGCTGCTCAAGGACCTGCCCTGCAAGATCAACCTGATCCCGTTCAATCCCTTTCCGGGCAACCCCTATGGCAAGCCCAGCAACAGCCGCATTGACCGCTTCAACAAGGTGCTGATGCAATACGGTAATACGGTGACCATTCGCAAGACCCGGGGCGACGACATCGACGCCGCCTGTGGCCAGCTGGTGGGGGATGTGATCGACAGAACCAAGCGCACCCTGAAAAAACGGATGCAGGAACAAAATATATCCGTCACAATGGTTTAA
- a CDS encoding nucleobase:cation symporter-2 family protein — translation MNTESRSSAAGKRPEDENLGLGANIAYGFQHVLTMYGGIIAVPLIVGQAAGLASAEIGMLIAASLFVGGAATLLQTLGIRFFGCQLPLVQGVSFASVATIVAIVTSGGGLPSVFGAVIGAALIGLLITPVFSKIIRFFPPLVTGAVITTIGLTLMPVAARWAMGGNSQAEDFGSVTNIGLAGATLAIVLLLSKLGNAAISRLSILLAMVLGTLLAWSMGLVDFSRVLEGPVFAFPTPFHFGMPVFELAAIISMLIVVLVILVETSADILAVGDIIDTKVDSRRLGDGLRADMISSAIAPMFGSFTQSAFAQNVGLVAVTGVKSRYVVAAAGCILVTLGLLPIMGRIIATVPTAVLGGAGIVLFGTVAASGIRTLAKVNYTNNMNLIIVATSIGFGMLPIAAPSFYHHFPDWFATIFHSGISSTAIMAIVLNLLFNHLNWGNSDKQSVFAAGTDRTIRQEDIACLQDGDYFVDGKLFDAEGNEVTIEVCKGRSGRQPVLKPVAEGH, via the coding sequence ATGAATACAGAGTCACGTAGCAGCGCGGCAGGGAAGCGCCCGGAAGACGAAAACCTGGGGTTGGGCGCCAACATCGCCTACGGTTTTCAGCATGTGCTGACCATGTACGGCGGTATTATTGCGGTGCCGCTGATCGTGGGCCAGGCGGCGGGCCTGGCCTCGGCGGAAATCGGCATGCTGATCGCCGCCTCGCTGTTTGTGGGCGGCGCCGCCACCCTGCTGCAGACCCTGGGGATTCGTTTCTTTGGTTGCCAGCTGCCGCTGGTGCAGGGCGTGTCCTTTGCCAGTGTGGCCACCATCGTTGCCATCGTCACCTCCGGTGGCGGCCTGCCTTCGGTGTTTGGCGCGGTGATCGGCGCGGCCCTGATCGGCCTGCTGATCACCCCCGTCTTTTCCAAAATCATTCGCTTTTTTCCGCCCCTGGTGACCGGTGCGGTGATCACCACCATCGGCCTGACCCTGATGCCGGTGGCGGCGCGCTGGGCCATGGGCGGCAACAGCCAGGCCGAAGACTTTGGCAGCGTGACCAACATCGGCCTGGCCGGCGCCACCCTGGCCATTGTGCTGTTGCTGAGCAAGCTGGGTAACGCCGCCATCAGCCGGCTGTCCATTCTGCTGGCCATGGTGCTCGGCACCCTGCTGGCCTGGTCCATGGGACTGGTGGACTTCTCCCGCGTGCTGGAGGGGCCCGTTTTTGCCTTCCCCACGCCGTTTCATTTCGGCATGCCGGTGTTTGAGCTGGCCGCCATCATCTCCATGCTGATCGTGGTGCTGGTGATCCTGGTGGAAACCTCCGCCGACATTCTGGCGGTGGGTGACATCATCGACACCAAGGTAGACTCCCGTCGCCTGGGCGACGGCCTGCGCGCCGACATGATCTCCAGCGCCATCGCGCCCATGTTCGGCTCCTTTACCCAGAGCGCCTTTGCCCAGAACGTGGGCCTGGTGGCGGTCACCGGCGTCAAGAGCCGCTACGTGGTGGCCGCCGCCGGCTGTATTCTGGTGACCCTGGGGCTGCTGCCGATCATGGGCCGCATAATCGCCACCGTGCCCACCGCCGTGCTGGGGGGAGCCGGTATCGTGCTGTTCGGTACCGTCGCCGCCAGCGGCATTCGCACTCTGGCCAAGGTGAACTACACCAACAACATGAACCTGATCATCGTGGCCACCTCCATCGGCTTTGGCATGCTGCCCATTGCCGCGCCCAGCTTCTATCACCATTTTCCGGACTGGTTCGCCACCATCTTCCACTCCGGCATCAGTTCCACCGCCATCATGGCCATTGTGCTGAACCTGCTGTTCAACCACCTGAACTGGGGTAATTCCGACAAGCAGTCGGTGTTTGCGGCGGGCACCGACCGTACCATTCGCCAGGAAGACATCGCCTGTCTGCAGGACGGTGACTACTTTGTGGACGGCAAGCTGTTCGATGCCGAGGGTAACGAGGTAACCATTGAAGTGTGCAAGGGCCGTTCCGGCCGGCAGCCGGTGCTCAAGCCGGTGGCCGAAGGACACTGA
- the ndk gene encoding nucleoside-diphosphate kinase, translated as MAIERTFSIVKPDAVAKNLIGAIYGRFESAGLKIVAAKMVHLSREQAEGFYAEHSERPFFKALVDFMTSGPVMVQVLEGEDAIRRNREIMGATNPAEALAGTLRADYADSIDENAVHGSDAPASAAREIAYFFSDEELCPRTR; from the coding sequence ATGGCTATCGAACGTACCTTTTCCATCGTCAAGCCCGACGCCGTTGCCAAGAACCTGATCGGTGCCATCTACGGCCGTTTTGAGTCTGCCGGCCTGAAAATCGTTGCCGCCAAAATGGTTCACCTGAGCCGCGAGCAGGCCGAAGGTTTCTACGCCGAGCACAGCGAGCGCCCCTTCTTCAAGGCCCTGGTTGACTTCATGACTTCCGGTCCGGTGATGGTGCAGGTGCTGGAAGGTGAAGATGCCATCCGTCGCAACCGCGAAATCATGGGTGCCACCAACCCCGCCGAAGCTCTGGCCGGTACCCTGCGCGCCGACTACGCCGACAGCATCGACGAGAACGCCGTGCACGGCTCCGACGCCCCGGCTTCCGCTGCCCGCGAAATCGCCTATTTCTTCAGCGACGAAGAACTCTGCCCGCGCACTCGTTAA
- the pepB gene encoding aminopeptidase PepB — MSATMKVMLTTDAAPACWGDKALLSFQNDEVRVHLGENGEPLRRVQQAGRKLDGMGIKNVALCGDDWTLESRWAFAQGFYNAKGGQRLELGEMSADDQAEFDARRTAINWVREMINGTPEDVYPASLATEAGKFIQSLAPEAVSYRIYSGEQLKDLGHVGIYEVGRGSSRPPTLLELDYNPGGDPDAPVAACLVGKGITFDSGGYSIKSSDGMSVMKSDMGGAATVTGALALAIARGLGRRVKLFLCCAENLVSGHAFKLGDILTYRNGLSVEILNTDAEGRLVLADGLLAASETGAPFILDAATLTGAAKMALGRDYNAVFSMNYELAQQTVQAAKDEGEKAWPLPLEPFHQNLLTSAFADMANVHAGEGQAGASTAAAFLSRFVPDNGRNWVHLDLSGSYQKVPNELWAAGGKGHGVRTIAAMLARMCQA, encoded by the coding sequence ATGTCCGCGACCATGAAGGTAATGCTGACCACAGATGCCGCCCCGGCCTGCTGGGGCGACAAGGCGCTGCTCAGCTTTCAGAATGACGAGGTGCGGGTGCACCTGGGTGAAAACGGTGAGCCGCTGCGTCGGGTGCAGCAGGCGGGGCGCAAGCTCGATGGCATGGGCATCAAAAACGTGGCGCTTTGTGGTGACGACTGGACGCTGGAAAGCCGCTGGGCCTTTGCCCAGGGCTTTTATAACGCCAAGGGCGGCCAGCGGCTGGAGCTGGGGGAGATGAGCGCCGACGACCAGGCCGAGTTCGATGCCCGCCGCACCGCCATCAACTGGGTGCGGGAAATGATTAACGGCACCCCGGAAGACGTTTATCCGGCCTCCCTGGCCACCGAGGCCGGCAAGTTTATTCAGTCCCTGGCCCCCGAAGCGGTGAGCTACCGCATCTACAGCGGCGAACAGCTCAAGGATCTGGGCCATGTGGGCATTTACGAAGTGGGCCGGGGCAGCAGCCGTCCGCCCACCCTGCTGGAGCTCGACTACAATCCCGGTGGCGACCCCGATGCCCCGGTGGCCGCCTGCCTGGTGGGCAAGGGCATTACCTTTGACTCCGGCGGTTACAGCATCAAATCTTCTGACGGCATGTCGGTGATGAAGTCCGACATGGGCGGCGCCGCCACCGTGACCGGCGCCCTGGCCCTGGCCATTGCCCGTGGCCTCGGCCGCCGGGTGAAGCTGTTTCTGTGCTGTGCCGAAAACCTGGTGTCCGGTCACGCCTTCAAGCTGGGGGACATTCTCACCTACCGCAACGGCCTGAGCGTGGAGATCCTCAACACCGACGCCGAGGGCCGGCTGGTGCTGGCCGACGGCCTGCTGGCGGCGTCCGAGACCGGTGCGCCCTTTATTCTGGATGCGGCCACCCTCACCGGCGCCGCCAAAATGGCGCTGGGCCGGGATTACAACGCCGTGTTCAGCATGAACTACGAGCTGGCACAGCAAACGGTACAGGCGGCGAAGGACGAAGGCGAAAAGGCCTGGCCGCTGCCGCTGGAGCCGTTCCACCAGAACCTGCTGACCTCGGCCTTTGCCGACATGGCCAACGTGCATGCGGGCGAGGGTCAGGCCGGGGCATCCACCGCCGCGGCGTTTTTGTCCCGCTTTGTGCCGGACAACGGCCGCAACTGGGTGCACCTGGATCTGTCCGGCTCCTACCAGAAGGTGCCCAACGAGCTCTGGGCCGCCGGTGGCAAGGGCCATGGCGTGCGCACCATTGCCGCCATGCTGGCCCGGATGTGCCAGGCCTGA